The proteins below are encoded in one region of Qipengyuania sp. HL-TH1:
- a CDS encoding pitrilysin family protein yields the protein MRIKPLLTASVLALTLGACAPAMTASAPETAPVVATADAAPAELAALVEQVDIPFEKFTLDNGLDVIVHTDRKAPIVAVAVWYNVGSKDEPKGKSGFAHLFEHLMFNGSENAPQDYFQYLQEMGATDYNGTTNFDRTNYFQTVPRPALERALWLESDRMGYLLGAVTQQKLDNQRGVVQNEKRQGDNQPGGLVFYEIVNTLFPAPHPYDHTPIGSMADLDSASMDDVRDWFRDKYGPNNATVVLAGDISPAEARPLVEKYFGPIARGPVNNPAEAAVPELAEDVRTVMRDQVAAVSIDKYWTAPGITDRELTALTVGARILGGLSSSRLDNALVRDEQLAVSVSAGNYAWQRVGILNVAATARPGVDEAEVERRLDALIAEFIAEGPTEDEVRRAATSSVASTIRGLEQVGGFGGKAVTLASGEVLAGDPGFYAREFEILATLTPGEVQAAMQRWMTRPSMTLILEPGERGDAYEEAASVAETDAKGEEGAAEELTVTKDRPAPPIDSIAQLDFPDVQHTALANGMTLHYAQRDAIPATYVTLSFDAGSSADPADKRGLESLALGLFEEGTTSMSSREIAETSERLGANISLGGGADRSSFTLSALSANLVPSLELLSDIVRNPAFAQSEIDRVRAQRITSVEQELRTPASIAQRTAAPLIYGADSPYAGPENGTVESLSAITRADITGFKDRWIRPDNGEIFVVSDRPLNEIVTSLEAVLGDWEAPAMAKGAKSFGPAPAAPAESRIVLVNRPNSPQSYIYGGQLTAIDPRGETYVDFLNANNALGGNFLARLNMNLRETKGWSYGVRGAPLTNENAVAYTVRAPVQADRTGDALAELIRETGEFLDTRGVTDEELTRIVTAEIGELPGQFETSGAILGAMQSNALYGRPDDYYEIIADHYREQTTASLDAAARAAIDTDRFVWVVVGDAAVVEPQLEQLGLAVERIEMTGTD from the coding sequence ATGCGTATCAAGCCCCTCCTGACCGCCAGCGTGCTGGCCCTCACCCTCGGGGCCTGTGCTCCCGCCATGACCGCCAGCGCGCCGGAAACCGCGCCCGTCGTAGCAACGGCCGATGCCGCCCCGGCAGAGCTCGCCGCGCTGGTCGAGCAGGTCGACATCCCGTTCGAGAAATTCACGCTCGACAACGGGCTCGACGTGATCGTCCATACCGACCGCAAGGCCCCGATCGTCGCGGTGGCGGTGTGGTACAATGTCGGTTCGAAGGACGAGCCGAAAGGCAAGTCGGGCTTCGCGCATCTGTTCGAGCATTTGATGTTCAACGGCAGCGAGAACGCCCCGCAGGACTATTTCCAGTACCTGCAGGAAATGGGCGCGACCGATTACAACGGCACGACCAATTTCGACCGCACGAACTATTTCCAGACCGTGCCCCGCCCCGCGCTCGAACGCGCGCTGTGGCTCGAAAGCGACCGCATGGGCTATCTGCTCGGCGCGGTCACGCAGCAGAAGCTCGATAACCAGCGCGGCGTGGTGCAGAACGAAAAGCGCCAGGGCGACAACCAGCCCGGCGGGCTGGTGTTCTACGAGATCGTCAACACGCTGTTCCCCGCGCCGCATCCCTACGACCACACGCCGATCGGCTCGATGGCCGACCTCGACAGCGCGAGCATGGACGATGTGCGCGACTGGTTCCGCGACAAATATGGTCCCAACAACGCCACCGTGGTGCTGGCCGGCGACATCTCGCCCGCAGAAGCCCGCCCGCTGGTCGAGAAATACTTCGGTCCGATCGCGCGTGGCCCGGTCAACAACCCGGCCGAAGCCGCCGTCCCCGAGCTTGCCGAAGACGTCCGCACGGTGATGCGCGACCAGGTCGCTGCGGTCAGCATCGACAAATACTGGACCGCGCCGGGCATCACCGATCGCGAACTTACCGCACTGACCGTGGGCGCGCGGATCCTCGGCGGGTTGTCGTCGAGCCGCCTCGACAATGCGCTGGTGCGCGACGAGCAGCTGGCGGTGAGCGTTTCGGCCGGAAACTACGCCTGGCAGCGCGTCGGCATCCTCAACGTCGCCGCCACTGCCCGTCCCGGCGTTGACGAGGCCGAGGTCGAGCGCCGTCTCGACGCGCTGATTGCCGAATTCATCGCCGAAGGCCCGACCGAAGATGAGGTCCGCCGCGCGGCGACCAGCTCGGTCGCCAGTACGATCCGCGGGCTCGAACAGGTCGGGGGGTTCGGCGGCAAGGCCGTGACCCTGGCATCGGGCGAAGTGCTGGCGGGCGATCCGGGTTTCTATGCGCGCGAGTTCGAAATCCTCGCCACGCTGACCCCGGGGGAAGTCCAGGCGGCAATGCAGCGCTGGATGACCCGCCCCTCGATGACATTGATCCTCGAACCCGGCGAACGCGGCGACGCTTATGAAGAAGCGGCCAGTGTCGCCGAAACCGACGCGAAGGGGGAAGAGGGTGCGGCCGAAGAGCTGACCGTCACCAAGGACCGTCCCGCCCCGCCGATCGACTCGATCGCGCAGCTCGACTTCCCCGACGTGCAGCACACCGCGCTGGCGAACGGAATGACGCTGCATTACGCGCAGCGCGACGCGATCCCCGCGACCTATGTCACGCTCTCCTTCGATGCGGGCAGCAGTGCCGACCCTGCGGACAAGCGCGGGCTTGAAAGCCTCGCGCTCGGCCTGTTCGAGGAAGGCACCACCAGCATGAGCTCGCGCGAGATCGCCGAGACCAGCGAACGGCTGGGCGCAAATATCTCGCTCGGCGGCGGCGCCGACCGGTCGAGCTTCACGTTGTCCGCGCTGTCCGCCAATCTCGTGCCCTCGCTCGAACTCCTGTCCGACATCGTCCGCAACCCGGCCTTCGCGCAGTCCGAAATCGACCGCGTCCGCGCGCAGCGGATCACCAGCGTCGAACAGGAATTGCGCACCCCGGCCTCGATCGCGCAGCGCACCGCCGCCCCGCTGATCTATGGCGCGGACAGCCCCTATGCCGGACCCGAAAACGGCACGGTGGAATCGCTCTCGGCGATCACCCGCGCCGACATCACCGGCTTCAAGGACCGCTGGATCCGGCCCGACAATGGCGAAATCTTCGTCGTATCAGACCGCCCGCTGAACGAGATCGTCACCTCGCTCGAGGCCGTATTGGGCGATTGGGAAGCACCCGCGATGGCGAAGGGCGCAAAGAGCTTTGGCCCCGCCCCCGCAGCGCCTGCCGAAAGCCGCATCGTGCTGGTCAACCGGCCCAATTCGCCGCAGAGCTACATCTATGGCGGCCAGCTGACCGCAATCGATCCGCGCGGCGAGACCTATGTCGACTTCCTCAACGCCAACAACGCTCTGGGGGGCAATTTCCTCGCCCGGCTCAACATGAACCTGCGCGAGACCAAGGGCTGGAGCTACGGTGTGCGCGGCGCCCCGCTGACCAATGAGAACGCGGTCGCCTATACCGTGCGCGCGCCCGTCCAGGCCGACCGCACCGGCGATGCGCTGGCCGAGCTGATCCGCGAAACCGGCGAATTCCTCGACACGCGCGGCGTCACCGACGAGGAGCTGACCCGGATCGTCACCGCCGAAATCGGCGAACTGCCCGGCCAGTTCGAAACCTCGGGCGCGATTCTCGGTGCGATGCAGAGCAATGCGCTCTATGGACGGCCCGACGATTACTACGAGATCATCGCCGACCATTACCGCGAACAGACCACCGCCAGCCTCGATGCTGCCGCCCGCGCCGCGATCGATACCGACCGGTTCGTCTGGGTCGTGGTGGGCGATGCGGCGGTGGTCGAACCACAGCTCGAACAGCTCGGGCTCGCGGTCGAACGCATCGAAATGACGGGAACCGACTAA
- a CDS encoding tRNA-binding protein → MDHADFAHFAALDIRAGTVTRAEPFPEARRPAIKLWVDCGPEIGERKSSAQITAHYTPDALVGQRVMAVVNFAPRQIGPFMSEILVLGFPDSDGEVLLARPEPGVADGARLA, encoded by the coding sequence ATGGACCATGCAGATTTCGCGCATTTCGCCGCTCTCGACATCCGCGCCGGCACGGTAACCCGCGCCGAACCCTTCCCCGAGGCACGCCGCCCGGCAATCAAGCTGTGGGTCGATTGCGGACCCGAGATCGGCGAGCGCAAAAGCTCGGCGCAGATCACCGCACATTACACGCCCGACGCCCTGGTCGGGCAGCGCGTGATGGCAGTGGTCAATTTCGCTCCGCGCCAGATCGGCCCCTTCATGTCCGAAATCCTGGTGCTCGGGTTCCCCGATAGCGACGGCGAGGTCCTGCTGGCCCGTCCCGAACCGGGTGTCGCGGATGGTGCGCGGCTGGCCTAA
- a CDS encoding ATP-binding protein, with product MTAQITIGHESSGKPVEFDIEELLATRLLVQGNSGSGKSHLLRRLLEESAGMVQQVVIDPEGDFPSLADEFGHVVIDGAAYSPGEIEALARRIREHRASVVLDLDGLEVEQQIRCAAQFLTALFDAPREHWYPALVVVDEAQMFAPAAAGEMAEDTRRMTLAAMTNLMCRGRKRGLAGVVATQRLAKLAKNVAAEASNFLMGRTFLDIDMIRAADLLGMERRQAERIRELERGHFLALGPAITRLPLAVKIGPVKTGHHARSEGLMALPDTAPADMAALLTTDLAADVAKAPPPPAPPPAPPVDEIEDSIARAEERQVEPRAEPVDTTVVATRIAQIISELAQEEGIAFQSASAQYQTFLTRCRRERLIGPMPDMRAFRRRFAVAGAGLEELDDGLQARIMQLAGAVEEDLLGPFLVIAKAAHAGETQVDEAELARAYGTSSPGRIRRLLDHLERQGLVVVREDFGGDRTVMVPGLEPLAEG from the coding sequence GTGACAGCCCAGATCACCATCGGCCACGAATCGTCCGGCAAGCCGGTCGAGTTCGATATCGAGGAGCTTCTCGCCACCCGGCTGCTCGTCCAGGGCAATTCGGGCAGCGGCAAGTCGCATTTGCTGCGGCGGCTGCTCGAAGAAAGCGCGGGGATGGTGCAGCAGGTGGTCATCGACCCCGAAGGCGATTTCCCCTCGCTCGCGGACGAGTTCGGCCATGTGGTGATCGACGGCGCCGCCTATTCGCCGGGCGAGATCGAGGCGCTGGCGCGGCGCATTCGCGAACACCGCGCCAGCGTGGTGCTCGATCTCGACGGGCTCGAGGTCGAGCAGCAGATCCGCTGCGCCGCGCAATTCCTGACCGCGCTGTTCGATGCCCCGCGCGAGCATTGGTATCCGGCGCTGGTGGTGGTCGACGAAGCGCAGATGTTCGCCCCCGCCGCCGCGGGCGAGATGGCCGAGGACACGCGGCGGATGACGCTGGCGGCGATGACCAACCTCATGTGCCGCGGGCGCAAGCGTGGGCTGGCGGGGGTCGTCGCCACGCAGCGGCTGGCGAAGCTGGCGAAAAACGTCGCGGCCGAAGCGTCGAACTTCCTCATGGGACGCACCTTCCTCGACATCGACATGATCCGCGCGGCCGATCTGCTCGGGATGGAGCGGCGGCAGGCGGAGCGTATCCGCGAGCTCGAGCGCGGGCATTTCCTTGCGCTCGGCCCGGCGATCACGCGGCTGCCGCTCGCGGTGAAGATCGGCCCGGTGAAAACCGGTCACCACGCGCGCAGCGAAGGGTTGATGGCGCTACCCGATACCGCGCCCGCCGATATGGCGGCGCTGCTCACCACCGACCTCGCGGCCGATGTGGCCAAGGCGCCGCCGCCGCCTGCCCCGCCGCCCGCGCCGCCGGTCGACGAGATCGAGGACAGCATCGCCCGGGCGGAGGAGCGCCAGGTCGAGCCCCGCGCGGAGCCGGTGGATACCACGGTGGTCGCCACGCGGATCGCGCAGATCATCAGCGAGCTGGCGCAGGAAGAAGGGATCGCCTTCCAGTCCGCCAGCGCACAATACCAGACCTTCCTCACCCGCTGCCGCCGCGAACGTCTGATCGGCCCGATGCCCGACATGCGCGCCTTCCGCCGCCGGTTCGCGGTTGCCGGTGCCGGACTGGAAGAGCTCGACGATGGTCTGCAGGCGCGCATCATGCAATTGGCGGGCGCCGTGGAGGAAGACCTGCTCGGCCCGTTCCTGGTGATCGCCAAGGCCGCGCATGCGGGCGAAACGCAGGTCGACGAGGCCGAACTCGCACGTGCCTATGGCACCAGCTCGCCCGGCCGTATCCGGCGGCTGCTCGACCATCTTGAGCGGCAGGGCTTGGTCGTGGTGCGCGAGGATTTCGGCGGCGACCGTACGGTAATGGTTCCCGGGCTCGAGCCGCTGGCCGAAGGTTGA
- a CDS encoding acylase, producing the protein MRNSLGRIGFALLLLVLVAFIALATWEPFWAKRGDVALPDRTYTAEISRDEFGVPHIYAATDADVAYGVAVAHSEDDFSTLQDVIAMSRGRYGAIAGEEGAAFDYAYHLLDARGTAEREYPLLPADTRALFDAYAVGLNDFAEAHPGEVKLGNLFPVDGVDVAAGFALRQPFFFGLGGIIEPLVSGEPLLPEYGPAIPRDTGGAAPAIEPAEVIRTEAAPGPDLARAGPLPRGEEAALAGSNAFAVTPEKSGGPTILVSNSHQPWRGGVAWYELVVESEEGWHYAGANFPGSPFPFLGHNEHLGWTNTVNTPDMTDIYRLEMNEDETQYSIGDRWRELEARTVTLPVKLGPVTLPIRRTVYRSVHGPVIKNDEGFFAVRYGGIGNLGQLDAYYRLNKATSLEEFERILARMDIPSTNFIYGDEAGNIAYVYNAAIPDRAKGYDWRTVLPGDDPRAIWSGPVAYQELPRYVNPASGWLYNANNTPYTAAGAGSDLSPEDFAPELGIELKQTNRSRRAWKLLSEAGQLDRATLEAIKYDTGYDRSGYVAKLWDELAALDLSDDGELAQARDMLMGWDFTADSIGEADALALLMIREFMSSSYQNKPWPDARAELAKQVAHLNTHFGRIDPPMGDLLRLRQGTVDLPLDGGSDTLRASTLWDVDDDGRLSVRHGDSFIQWVEWLPGERVSSRSIQPFGAATTRPDSPHYTDQAALFVKHRLKPVHFWREDVLANAKSRKTVTNRR; encoded by the coding sequence ATGAGGAACTCGCTGGGGCGCATTGGTTTTGCGCTGCTTCTGCTCGTGCTGGTTGCATTCATCGCACTGGCGACGTGGGAACCCTTCTGGGCCAAGCGCGGCGATGTCGCCCTGCCCGACCGGACCTACACCGCCGAAATCAGCCGCGATGAATTCGGCGTACCGCATATCTACGCCGCCACCGATGCCGATGTCGCCTATGGCGTGGCCGTGGCGCATTCCGAGGATGATTTCTCCACGCTGCAGGATGTGATCGCGATGAGCCGCGGGCGCTATGGCGCGATCGCGGGCGAGGAGGGCGCGGCATTCGACTATGCGTATCACCTGCTCGACGCGCGCGGCACGGCAGAGCGCGAATATCCGCTGCTCCCCGCAGACACGCGCGCCTTGTTCGATGCCTATGCCGTCGGCCTCAACGATTTCGCCGAAGCGCATCCCGGCGAAGTGAAGCTGGGCAACCTCTTCCCGGTCGACGGAGTCGATGTGGCTGCGGGTTTCGCGCTGCGCCAGCCGTTCTTCTTCGGCCTGGGCGGGATTATCGAACCGCTGGTGTCGGGCGAGCCGCTGCTGCCCGAATACGGCCCCGCAATCCCGCGCGATACCGGCGGGGCAGCCCCGGCCATCGAACCTGCCGAAGTCATCCGCACGGAGGCCGCACCCGGCCCCGACCTGGCCCGCGCCGGGCCGCTCCCCAGGGGTGAAGAGGCCGCTCTGGCGGGGTCCAACGCATTTGCAGTCACGCCCGAGAAATCGGGCGGCCCGACAATCCTGGTGTCGAACAGCCACCAGCCCTGGCGCGGCGGCGTGGCGTGGTACGAACTGGTCGTCGAAAGCGAGGAAGGCTGGCATTATGCGGGGGCGAATTTCCCCGGCAGCCCGTTCCCCTTCCTCGGCCATAACGAACATCTCGGCTGGACCAATACGGTCAACACCCCCGACATGACCGATATCTACCGGCTCGAGATGAACGAGGACGAGACGCAATACAGCATCGGCGACCGGTGGCGCGAGCTCGAGGCGCGAACGGTCACCCTGCCCGTCAAGCTCGGCCCGGTCACCCTGCCGATCCGCCGCACGGTCTATCGCAGCGTCCATGGCCCGGTGATCAAGAACGACGAGGGCTTCTTCGCGGTGCGTTATGGCGGGATCGGCAATCTCGGCCAGCTCGATGCCTATTACCGGCTCAACAAGGCGACCAGCCTCGAGGAATTCGAGCGAATCCTCGCGCGGATGGACATCCCTTCGACCAATTTCATCTATGGCGACGAGGCAGGCAACATCGCCTATGTCTACAACGCCGCCATCCCCGACCGCGCGAAGGGATATGACTGGCGCACGGTGTTGCCGGGCGACGATCCACGGGCCATCTGGTCCGGCCCGGTCGCCTATCAGGAACTGCCGCGTTACGTGAACCCGGCCAGTGGCTGGCTCTACAACGCCAACAACACGCCCTATACCGCCGCGGGCGCCGGGAGCGATCTTTCGCCCGAGGATTTCGCCCCCGAACTCGGCATCGAGCTCAAGCAGACCAACCGCTCGCGCCGTGCGTGGAAATTGCTGAGCGAGGCGGGGCAGCTCGACCGCGCCACGCTCGAGGCGATCAAATACGACACGGGCTACGACCGCAGCGGCTATGTCGCGAAGCTGTGGGACGAACTCGCCGCGCTCGACCTGTCGGACGATGGCGAATTGGCGCAGGCACGCGACATGCTGATGGGCTGGGACTTCACCGCCGACAGCATCGGCGAAGCCGATGCGCTGGCGCTGTTGATGATCCGCGAGTTCATGTCGTCCAGCTACCAGAACAAGCCATGGCCCGATGCCCGGGCCGAACTGGCCAAGCAGGTCGCGCATCTCAACACCCATTTCGGGCGCATCGACCCGCCGATGGGTGATTTGCTGCGCCTGCGGCAGGGCACGGTCGATCTGCCGCTCGATGGCGGATCGGACACGCTGCGCGCCTCGACGCTGTGGGATGTCGATGACGACGGCCGCCTGTCGGTGCGGCACGGCGACAGCTTCATCCAATGGGTCGAATGGCTGCCCGGCGAGCGTGTTTCCTCGCGTTCGATCCAGCCGTTTGGCGCCGCCACCACGCGGCCCGATTCCCCGCATTACACCGATCAGGCTGCGCTGTTCGTCAAGCACCGGTTGAAGCCGGTGCATTTCTGGCGCGAGGATGTGCTGGCCAATGCGAAGTCGCGCAAGACCGTGACCAATCGCCGCTAA
- a CDS encoding S46 family peptidase has translation MRNTAVFAALMACVASAPLAAKEGMFTPGQLPEIADDLRAMGLEVSPEKLSDLTDFPMGAIVQLQGCSASFVSPEGLVVTNHHCARGSVQYNSTAENNYLENGFLAQAKGDELPAAPGSRVYVTTEISDVTARVRDGIDTLSPTERYDTVDQRVKDITAECEQEAGYRCLVAGFYGGKEYTLIKRLEVEDVRLVYAPADAVGKYGGDIDNWMWPRHTGDFAFYRAYVAPDGSSAEYAEDNVPYRPEHHLKVSAAGLDDGDFVMAAGYPGSTQRYARLGEVENTFEWTYPTFVTLLNDWIDTIEEAAPVGSDARVKYESRLAGLNNYEKNLRGQIDGARRVGLVDRRRQREAALDAWIAADAARGPYGEALASLDTLTGESATAARTNFWYGNGTRAQLLSAAQRLYRLAKERDLPDAQRESGYQERDMAFFRQGLQALDRRYDSAVDKAEWLLFLEGYLAQPEAERVAVFDEALGLTGVDDAKQLDAIVDGYYAGTTLDESETRLALMEASAAELEASDDPFMQLAVALYDYERKLEAESEEREGRALALRPAYMDAITQWQRSQGAATYPDANSTLRVTYGKVLGGSPRDGMAYLPFTTLEGILEKDTGEEPFNAPEGQLASIRAGDYGPYALDSIGSVPVNFLSDLDSTGGNSGSATLNARAELVGLLFDGTLESVNSDWDFDPRTTRTIHVDTRYMLWVMDKVDGAHGLIEEMDVVR, from the coding sequence ATGAGAAACACTGCCGTGTTCGCAGCGCTGATGGCCTGCGTCGCATCTGCTCCGCTGGCTGCCAAGGAGGGGATGTTTACCCCCGGCCAGCTACCCGAAATCGCCGACGATCTGCGGGCCATGGGGCTCGAGGTTTCGCCCGAGAAGCTGTCCGACCTGACCGATTTCCCGATGGGCGCGATCGTCCAGTTGCAGGGCTGTTCGGCGAGCTTCGTTTCGCCCGAGGGGCTGGTGGTCACCAACCATCACTGCGCGCGCGGTTCGGTGCAGTACAACTCCACCGCCGAGAACAACTATCTCGAGAATGGCTTCCTCGCGCAGGCGAAGGGCGATGAACTGCCCGCCGCGCCCGGATCGCGCGTCTATGTCACCACCGAAATCAGCGATGTCACCGCGCGGGTGCGCGACGGGATCGACACGCTTTCGCCGACCGAGCGCTATGACACGGTCGACCAACGGGTGAAGGACATCACCGCCGAATGCGAGCAGGAAGCGGGCTATCGCTGCCTCGTCGCGGGTTTCTACGGCGGCAAGGAATACACGCTGATCAAGCGGCTCGAGGTCGAGGATGTGCGGCTGGTCTATGCCCCCGCCGACGCGGTCGGGAAATATGGCGGCGATATCGATAACTGGATGTGGCCGCGCCATACCGGCGATTTCGCCTTCTACCGCGCCTATGTCGCCCCCGACGGCTCCTCCGCCGAATATGCCGAGGACAATGTCCCCTACCGGCCCGAACACCATCTGAAGGTGAGCGCAGCCGGGCTCGATGATGGCGATTTCGTGATGGCCGCGGGCTATCCGGGGTCCACCCAGCGCTATGCGCGGCTGGGCGAAGTCGAGAACACCTTCGAATGGACCTATCCGACCTTCGTCACGCTGCTCAACGACTGGATCGACACGATCGAGGAGGCCGCGCCGGTCGGCTCCGACGCGCGCGTGAAGTACGAATCGCGGCTAGCCGGGCTCAACAATTACGAAAAGAACCTGCGCGGCCAGATCGATGGCGCGCGCCGGGTCGGGCTGGTCGATCGCCGCCGCCAGCGCGAGGCCGCGCTCGATGCGTGGATCGCCGCCGATGCCGCGCGCGGCCCTTATGGCGAGGCGCTGGCTTCGCTCGACACGCTGACCGGGGAAAGCGCCACCGCGGCGCGGACCAATTTCTGGTATGGCAATGGCACGCGCGCGCAGCTGCTGTCGGCGGCACAGCGGCTCTATCGCCTCGCCAAGGAACGCGACCTGCCCGATGCGCAGCGCGAAAGCGGCTACCAGGAGCGCGACATGGCGTTCTTTCGCCAGGGCCTGCAGGCGCTCGACCGGCGCTATGACTCGGCGGTCGACAAGGCCGAATGGCTGCTTTTCCTCGAGGGCTATCTTGCGCAGCCGGAAGCCGAACGCGTGGCGGTGTTCGACGAGGCGCTGGGCCTGACGGGTGTCGATGATGCCAAGCAGCTCGATGCGATCGTGGATGGCTATTATGCGGGCACCACGCTGGACGAGAGCGAGACCCGGCTTGCGCTGATGGAAGCGAGCGCCGCCGAGCTCGAGGCGAGCGATGACCCCTTCATGCAGCTGGCGGTTGCGCTCTACGATTACGAGCGCAAGCTCGAGGCCGAGAGCGAGGAACGCGAAGGCCGCGCGCTGGCGCTGCGTCCGGCCTATATGGACGCGATCACGCAGTGGCAGCGCAGCCAGGGCGCGGCGACCTATCCCGATGCCAACAGCACGCTGCGCGTGACCTATGGCAAGGTGCTGGGCGGCAGCCCGCGCGACGGCATGGCCTATCTGCCGTTCACCACGCTCGAAGGCATCCTCGAAAAAGATACCGGCGAGGAGCCGTTCAATGCGCCCGAGGGGCAGCTCGCCAGCATCCGTGCGGGCGATTACGGCCCCTATGCGCTGGACAGCATCGGTTCGGTGCCGGTCAACTTCCTGTCGGATCTCGACAGCACCGGCGGCAACAGCGGCTCGGCCACGCTCAACGCGCGCGCCGAGCTGGTCGGCCTGCTGTTCGACGGGACCCTCGAAAGCGTCAATTCGGACTGGGATTTCGACCCGCGCACCACGCGTACGATCCATGTCGACACGCGCTACATGCTGTGGGTGATGGACAAGGTCGATGGCGCCCACGGCCTGATCGAGGAAATGGACGTAGTCCGCTAG